DNA from Rhinatrema bivittatum chromosome 16, aRhiBiv1.1, whole genome shotgun sequence:
ATGAAATTCAGGGTCATCCCTAAACATTCCTCTTGCATTGCAGGCACTGACTTATAGCAAGGGGAAGGCAGTAGCCCAAATGGGCCAGAGGCTGGAGGAAGCAGCTTGGCTGTGTGTGTCAGAGAAGggatgaggaaggagagggggtgaTTGCTGGTGAGATGgtaggagagagggagtgagtgctGGAATCAgcttggggaggagaaggggtagAGAAGTCTGCTAAGGGGAGGGATGCTTAGTGTGTATGTGTTCATataggtgagggggggagggatacaCAGAGAGAGGTTAAGGGGTGAGATGAAAGGGAGGGGATAAGGAACAGGGAATGGAATAAGGGGGAAAGCAAGCTGGTGAGGATTGATAGAATTCCCATTACCAATTTGACTGCAGTGTTGTAAGGGGTTAAACCAGCTATGATAAATTGTTTTTCTCCAGCATCTTTCCTAGTGGAAATactaggattttattttatttttttccagtttggggGTTTTTCAAATAAAGCTGGCAcaaacattttgataaatcaagcCCATTGATGTCTTGTTTCTCAGTACTGATTGTTAGAGTCCAATACAAGCTACAGTGAGCAGATTCAGCAGTGTGAAGTGACTGATGCATATTTATTCCCTTTGCACTTTACTTTCAGTATGAAATGCTTGAGAAAAGGTTTTCCTTCTCTTGGTGCTATTTCTTTTAATGGTAATTCTAAATGTGTGTTGGcgtccctacactggctcccaatacagcACGGATAAAATATAATCCATAAATTAAGTGCTAGCACCTGTACCCGTTCTgcgcccgggcggcgagcctttttattggcacatctgttcttgtatggaagcgttagctgaaaaggaaaaacaaaattgttttcagCCAGGGCAAGGGTCGTGGAGGCagatttgctaaagccagggctggcaaagtttatttaccaagggggaaagccgacagtcactcagcagtgcatggttcggagaaatgtatccttgaaggatactaatgaaacaggagagttagggcatcccaacagagaggttccaataaaagcaaacatagttcatgtgcctatatgtaaaaaatcaccaaagctaatgatttctgaattatcccaaacaactgaaaagcaggttgttaaaacaaacaaaaaacacactttgaaatgtctgtatgccaatgccagaagtctaagtagtaagatgggagagatagagtgtatagcagcaaatgatgagattgacataattggcatcacagagacctggtgaaggaggataaccaatggggcagtgctatatcagggtacaaattatattgcaatgatagggaggaacaacttggtggggatgtggcactttatgtccaggagggtatagagtccaacagcataaagatcatacaagagagtaaatgctcagtagaatctatatggatagaaatcctatgtgtgttgggtaagagtatagtgataggagtatactaccatccacctggacaaaatggtcagacagatgatgaaatgctaagagaaatcagggaagcaaatcaatttggcagtgcagtaatagtgggagatttcaattaccccaatattgactgggtatatgtaacatcagaacttgctagagacataaagttcctggatgtaataaatgactgcttcatggagcaattgattcaggaaccaaatagagggagctattttagatttaattcttagtggaacgcaggatttggtgagagaagtaacggtggagGGGCCATTtcgcaacagtgatcataacatgatcaaatttaaactaataactggaaggggacaataagtaaaatctgcagctctaacactaaactttcaaaagggaaactttgataaaatgaggaaaatagttagaaaaaaactgaaaggtgcagctgcaaaggttaaaagtgttcaacaggcatggaattgttcaaaaatacaatcctagaggcacagtccatatgtattctacacattaagaaaggtggaaggaaggcaaaaagattaccgtcatggttaaaaggtgaggtgaaggaggctatattagccaaaaaaaatccttcaaaaattggaagaaggatccatcagaagaaaataggataaaacataagcattgccaagttaagtctaaaacattgataagacaggcgaagagagaatttgaaatgaagttggctgtagaggcaaaaactcataaaattgttttttaaatatatccgaagcaagaaacctgtgagggagtcggttggactattagatgaccgaggggttaaaggggctcttagggaagataaggccattgcagaaagactaaatgaattctttgcttccgagtttactaatgaggatgttggggagataccagttcctgagatggttttcaggggtgatgactcagacgaactgaacgaaatcactgtgaacctggaagatgtagtaggccagattgacaaactaaagagtggcaaatcacctggactggatgggatgcatcctagggtactgaaggaactcaaaaatgaaatttctgatctattagttaaaatttgtaacctatcattaaaatcatccattctacctgaagactggtggccaatgtaaccccaatatttaaaaaaggcaccaggggcgatccgggtaactatagaccagtgagcctgacttcagtgctgggaaaaatagtggaaactattctcaagatcaaaatcagtggaagggagtgggcagtggagtgcctcagggatctgtattgggacccttacttttcaatatatttataaatgatctggaaagaaatacaatgagtgaggtaatcaaatttgcagataatacaaaattgttctgagtagttaaatcacaagtggattgtgataaattgcaggaagaccttgtgagactggaaaattgggcatccaaatggcagatgaaatttaatgtggataagcgcaaggtgatgcatatagggaaaaataacccatgctatagttacacaatgttaggttccatattaggtgctaccacccaagaaagagatctaggcatcatagtagataacacattgaaatcgtcagttcagtgtgctgcggcagtcaaaaaagcaaacagaatataaggaattattagaaagggaaaggtgaataaattggaaaatgtcataatgcctctgtattgctcaatggtgagattgcaccttgaatactgtgtacaattttggttgccgcatctcaaaaaagatatagttgtgatggagaaggtacagagaagggctaccaaaatgataaggggaatggaacagctccctatgaggaaagactaaagaggttaggacttttcagcttggagaagagatggctgggatatgacagaggtgtttaaaatcatgagaggtctagaatgggtaaatgtgaatcggttatttactctttcagataatagaaagactagtggacactccatgaagttatcaaatagaacatttaaaactaattggagaaagttctttttcactcaacgcacaattaaactctggaatttgttgccaggggatgtggttagtgcagttagtgtagctgggtttaaaaaaggattggataagttcttggagaagaagtccattacctgctattaatgaagttgacttagaaaatagataCTGCTATTATCAGAAActataacatggaatagacttagtttttgggaacttgccaggtacttgtagcttggattggccattgttggagacaagatgctgggcttgatggacccttggtgtgacccagtatgacatgttcttattttaaacgatttctttgcttctatgtttactgaagaggatgttgggagatacccattctggagacatttttaaagggtgatgattcagatgaactgaaccataccacagtgaacctggaagatgtggtaggccagttTGACAAACTGACGAGTAGTaaattttgcctctacagccaacttcttttcaaattttctcttagtctgtcttatcactGTCTTACATTTCActccaatgcttatgctttatcctattttcttctgatggatccttcttccaatttttgaatgaagattttttgactaaaatatcctttttcacctcactttttagccatgttggcaattgtttgaccttccttccaccttttttaatgtgtggaatacatatggactgttcttctaggatggtattcttctaacaatgaccacgcctcttgcacactttttacctttgtagctgcacctttgaattttttaaaactatttttctcattttatcaaagtttgccttttgaaagtttagtgctagagctgtgtatatatttactgtcccccttcctgtgattaattcaaatttgatcatattatgatcactattgccaagcggcccccaccacctttacctctctcaagAAATCATGCGctgcactgagaattagatctaaaattgttctctctctcatagcttcctgaaccaattgctccataaagctgtcatttattccatccaggaactttatctctctagcatgtcctgatgtttcacttaccaaGTTAATTTTGgggtagttgaaatctcccattattactgcacttccaatttggttagcttccctaatttctcttagcatttcactgtccatctcaccatcttgaccaggtggacggtagtatacccctatcactatagtcttccctgacacacaagggatttctacccataaagattcaattttgtatttagtctcatgcaggatgtttatcctgttggactctatgccatcctggacataaagtgccacacctcctcccgagtgctcctctctgtcattgcgatataatttgtaccccggtatagcactgtcccattggttatcctctttccaccatgtctgtgagatgccaattaagtctatgtcatcattcactgctatacattctaattctcccatcttacttcttagacttctggcattagcatacaaacatttcagatTGCGTTCTTTGTTTaaattaacattctgcttttcagttgacagggataaactggaatcttttagctcaggtaatttTTTAATTATAGTCACTTGGACGGCATTTCTTATTGtcagaacctctctgttgggaggCCCTAAAGCATctttagtatctttcaaagatacctccctccgaaccatgcacagttgagtgactgttggctttccattttgatttagtttaaaagctgctctatctcctttttaaatatccAAGAATTGTTCAGATTTTAGTGGCACAGATGTCCTTGCTGTCAGAGCTTTTGTACCAGTAGactatgcattttattttaccaATGTGCCAAAGCAGGAGCCTGTGTGGTAAGCCCACAGGTTAATATTGACTTCGAAGCCATTGTTAGGTTTATTTGATTACACTGCTGTTGATGCTTTGATGGCTTTAGCCCTGATaagcactttggggcagattttaaaagccctacacacgccgggcctaaagccctgggatgcatgtaagtcccggggcttttctgaatgggcgggcaggggacAGAGGCGGGACGGAGGTGGGGCGGATGGTCCGGGGGGGTTGTGCCAGGGGATCATGCGCCAGCAGTTGGaaatcgtagcggcctcggagggaatggggtagGCCAGCTcatctccccgagggctcggcgcacgcaaggttgcgcgcgcatgttataaaatcgggcgaacATTTGTGCACGcctaccttttaaaatctgcccctttatatgGAACAGACAATTAATAGCCAAAATGTATAATGTCGTGAAGGAACCACCTCAACCATTGGATTTGATGTTCTGGAGGATCATAGTCCATTGGATGATGATGATTATGTGGTTGGATAGACAAAGAAGTGGGTTTGAAGAAGATCCAAACTTTTTAGAGTATCTGGAATATGATTTTTGTCTGTCAAGGCCAGATTTTAGAAAGATAATTACTAAAATCAGTGGAAGTTGAAAGAGCAAAGTGTAAAGCTAGTTTGGAGATAAAGAGCTATGTGTGCTTTTACTTTAAGTGTGGTTTAATGTTGAATGTAGCAGATGCGGCTGTACAGGGAAAGGGGATTGGGTGGAGACAAGGGATTATAGGTGAGAGGGAATTGAGGAAATCGGTTATGGTGAATGTTTGATGAGCTTACATCCTTCATAGAAATATATTTAAGATTTTCATGATTTaatctttcatttaaaaatacaaatatgcaTTACAACGGTGAGAGGTGGTAGATTTGTAGTTTAGtttaaaaactttaataaaatataattaagtAGAAAACATTTCATAGTAAGAATATTTCTCTTTcccataaaaatctctctcttaatAACTAGTCAAATTGTACTTTGTTTTGTTAAACATGTGATTATCTTATTCCATAACTGTTTGATTTCTGGAAAGGACAAAATCTGTGTAGACATGTGCCTCACTCTGTATTGCATTTAATACAAATATCAGATTATAAAATTTGGGCATTAAAAGCCCAAATATCAATCTTTTTGTCAAACAATATGGTATCTTTGTGAGATATTTCTTGTAGATAATGAGATTCATATATTCAATGGTATTTATCCAAATAACATAAGTTGTCTGGGTAAATACGGACTTCTGATATTAGAGCCATTTATCTAGCTAGATTTCCCTGGATAACTCAGGGTCATTTCAGGAGTTTTCCCAAGTGGAGTTATCTGGTTATTTCTGATATTCAGAGCTAGCTGGGAACATATCTGGTTAATTCTGGTCATGCCATAGGGGAAATCTTAAAATAAGCTGGATAACTCATTATGAAACTCAGTGATGTAGAATAAGTTAATTTGTCGTGGTCATACTTTCTATTCACAGATGAGAATTGCAATGATTTTTATATTGTCAGAGCCTTACATGTAATGAATTATGTCCTACGCAAACCATGCTCTTCTGAAAATCGTTACTTAACAATGTCATACACAAAGTCCTACAAGATGTCAGATTCCTGCCCATTCTTTCTTTGGTAAAACACATATGCAAGCAGACGGTCATTGATGtatttgttattgtattttaaatgttttacccaCTGTATACAATGTTCAGAGTGGGGAACatctacaaaacaaataaaagaaaaaaatcagacattaaataacataaaatacatgGCCTGCATGCTCATTAACaaattgaaaaagaaactccaccaTCATCAcagaaaaaggaatggagaacatgaGGAACCAGGTAAAATGCTGCTTCATATCAATTATACCCTTAAAAATGAGCTCTGTTTGATATTCAGGAGCTGCACTGCAACTGATTATGCCAATCACCAAACAGAAATGTTCTTCTAATAAATAGCAAAATCTATTTTCTATAAAACACTTTCCTTAGGGCAGCTTTTACCTCTCTGTTTTTCAGGCTGTAAATGATGGGATTAAACAAAGGAAGTAAAACATTGTACAGCAAAGCAATGAGCTTGTTCTGATCcagtgactgcatggatgttggtCTCATATACAAACAGATCAGAGTCCCATAAAAGAGAATAACGaccgtgaggtgggaggagcaggtggagaaggctttgcgTCTCCCCTCTGTGGAACGGATCctcaggatggtggagatgatgTAGACATAAGAAGTAAGAGTTGCAGTAAAGCAGGGCAGAGCTACAAACACACCCATGATGTATGTTATACTATCAATGGTGGAGGTGCTGGTGCAGGAGAGTTTTAGCAGTGCTGAgaggtcacagaagaaatggttaatctCATTGGACCCACAATAAGAGAAATGAGATACAAGATAAGTGTGTGTTGCTGGTTCCAGAAAGCCAAGGATCCATGACACAGCGGCCATCAGAATGCAGAGTTTCTGATTCATAATCACACCATA
Protein-coding regions in this window:
- the LOC115078439 gene encoding olfactory receptor 5V1-like, which encodes MYITNDIKQHTHVTEFIILGFPEFPNLQIPLFLLFLLIYLIILMGNLTIIALTCLDPHLHTPMYFFLCNLSFLDISSTSVTLPKLLDIILRKGKSISVQGCLTQMYFFLCFAYVEFVIISVMAFDRYIAICHPLRYGVIMNQKLCILMAAVSWILGFLEPATHTYLVSHFSYCGSNEINHFFCDLSALLKLSCTSTSTIDSITYIMGVFVALPCFTATLTSYVYIISTILRIRSTEGRRKAFSTCSSHLTVVILFYGTLICLYMRPTSMQSLDQNKLIALLYNVLLPLFNPIIYSLKNREVKAALRKVFYRK